ACGGCGCCGAGTTCCGCCGTCCGGCCCGCCCCGTTCGCCTGCGGGGACTGCGCCGGGGCCGTGTCGTCGGCCGGCCCCCTGGGCGCGCCGACCCCGCCGTCAGGTCCGCCGCCGCGCGGAAGGCTCCCTTCCGCGGAACCGGCCGCCGGCGGACCGCCGTCGCCACCCGGGCGCCCGGCACCGTCCGCGGCGTCCGCAACGTCCGCGCCATCGGTCCGCAGCAGTTCGGCGAGCCGCTTCAGCCCGCGGTGCGCGGCGGTGCGGACCGCACCGGGCCGCTTGCCCAGCGTCTGCGCCGCGCTCTTCGCGTCGAGACCGACCACCACGCGCAGCACCACGGCCTCGGCCTGGTCCTGCGGCAGCTGGGCGATGAGCGACATCGTGCGGCCGGTGGCCAGCGCCTCGATCGCCTCGTCGGCCGTGTCGGACCCGGCCGGTTTCTCGGACAGCTCCGTCTCGTCACCGCCGATGGCGGGCCGCCTGCCGCGCATCCGCAGATGGTCCAGGGCCCGGTTACGCGCTATCCGCGCCGCCCACCCCCGGAACCGGTCGGCGTCACCGCTGAAACGGTCGAGGTCCCTGGCTATCTGCAGCCACGACTCGGACGCCACGTCCTCGGCATCCGGCTCCCCCACCAGTGTTCGTATGTAGCCCAGCAGCCGCGGCTGCACAGCGCGGTACACAGTACGGAAGGCGTCCTCGTCCCCGTCCTGCGCCGCGAGCACCGCGGCAGTAAGCCCCGCGTCGTCCCCCAGCACTCCCTCAACCCTGCCCTGCTGTCCTGAATCGCAGCTGGTCACCACTGCCGCGCCACCCTGCGCGACTCAGCACGCTACGTCCTTCGCGGGCATCACGTCCACGACTTGTACAACTCGCAACATTGCGCGGACAGCGCGAGGTGTGACAGAAAACGCAGTCACGGCGCTGAGATGAGTACGGGGCCGTCCTGCGGCCCCGCGGAAGACGACCGGGGCCTCTCCTGTGGGGGGTGGCGGCCCCGGTCGTCCTCCATTTTCCCCCTCTGACCGGGGAAAACGTGGCTCGCAGACTCGTGACGTGGCCAACGCGTGGCCAACGCATCCGGGCACGGCGCATCGCACCAGGGGCGTCCGGGCACGGTGGGTGCCCGTCAGTCGTACCGGGCGGGGCTGGGGGCGGGCCAGAAGCCGAGCAGGTCGCCCGCTGCCAGGCCCAGGGAGCGTTCGATATCTGCCGGGGCGGTCTGCTGGAGGTGGTCGGCGGCTATGGCCGCCAGCTCGTGCCAGTACCCACGCAGGGTCGACTCCGACAAGTGCATGGTCCGGCTCATCTCGCTGTACGTCTGGCCGCGTGCCCGGCCCGCCAGGACCTGACGCTGACGGGGGGACAGGATGGTGAGCGAGCCCTTGCGGACGAGGAGTTCGGTGAGCGCGATGAGGCTCTGGGGAACCACGACCTGTCCCGCGGCGAACTGCGCGATGGACTCGGCGACCTCAGGCAGGGGCGCGGACTTGCGGATCAGGCCGCGTGCGCCCGCGGCCAGGCAGGCCGCCAGAACGAATCGTCGTTCCTCCTGCGTGTAGAGGCAGACCCGGTATCCGGCGGCGACGAGGTCGGTGACGGCGGCGACGCCCTGGGTGGTGTTCCGCTGGCCGCTGTTCGTCAGGTGGAGGTCGAGGAGGATGATGTCGGCGGCCGGGCGCGCGCTCAGGGCTTCCTCGGTCCGGGCGAAGGTCGCCACGAAGGTGATGTCGGGCAGCAGGGTGGGCAGTCCGAGCCGGATCGCGGTGGCGTCCTCGATGAGGATGGCGGTGACGCCGGTCATGGGCGGAGCTTCCCTTCGATGGTGATCCGGGTACCCAGGCCAGGACCCGAGGCGATGCTCGCGGTAAGCGCGTGCCGTTCGAGTTCGGCGAGAACCTGGCGCCCCAGTCCGGTGCCCAGGGTAGTGGTGGCGGTGTCGAAGCCGATGCCGTTGTCGCGGATGGTGACGATCCAGCGGGCACGGTCCCGTTCGGCATCGGCGTGGACGATGACCATCGTGGCGCGTGCGTGGCGGCGGACGTTGTGCAGGACGCCGGCCATGGCGCCGCGCACCGCCTCGGCGGTTGCCGGGTCCACCGTCACGCCGTCGGCCAGGTCCAGGGCGGGTTCGAGGCCGAGGTCCGCGAATCCCGACATCCCCTCGTTCAGGACGTCGAGGAGCGCCACGTCACCGGTCGCGCCGGGTTTGCCGGCGCAGGACCGGTACGGGGCGTCGGGTCCGTCGCGCAGGTACGCGCGCATCCGCCGGATCTCGGCGGCGGCCTGTTCGCAGAGCTGGGCGCGAGTGGCGGCGGGGAGGGTGGGATCGGTGAGCAGATGCATGATCGCGATGGAGTCGTGCATGGTGAGCTCGGCACGCCGCTTCTCCTCGTCACGGGCGAGTTCGGCGACCTGGGCGCGCGCGGCGTCGGCGTCGGCGGCGACGCGGCTGATGTAGCGGACGATGATCCGTGCGATGCAGCCGAGGACCAGGAGAGTCAGAATGTTGCCGGTGATCGTCGAGTGACTGGCGAAGTCGGTGGCCTCGGCGGTGAAGAATACGTAGGCGGCGGTCACGACGGTGACCATGACGCACCAGGTAGCGATGCGCAGTCCCGCCATACCCACCACCACGGCCACGGAGTACCCGGGTGCCCAGCCGACCCAGGATCCGACGCGGTCCTGCACCGGCACCACGAGGGTGCCCAGGACGAGGAACACGGTGCACAGCGCCGCATCCACGACCACGCCGGCCGGTGACAGCCCGCGGCGCCGCAGCACGGCAACCATGAGGACAACAGCAGCGTTCGCGGCGGCGAGCAGCCAGAGCACGAGGTAGAGGCGGGGCCTTGGGCTCACCTCCATACCGAAAGGCAACGAGGGCAGCATCTGCAGGATCGTCCCGGCACGTGCGCAGCCGTAGGTGAGCGCGAGGACGTTCTCCACCCCGGCGGCCGACGTGCGCGCCGTCAGTCGGCCTCGCGACACCGCAGCACCCTGCCCGACTCGTCCGCCACACTCCCCGAGCACACGCCGACGTTCCGTCTCGAGATCCTTCTCCACACGGCTGCTTCGGCGAGTGGAGGCCGCTGCCCGACGGGCGCCGTGGGCGCGGCGGAGCGGCACCTCCCCGAGGCGACAAGTCCGCGCTTTCGTTGGGTTGACGCCTCCACGAGCCCGTCCTTTGATGGAGGGGCCGCCACGGGAGTCGCACTGTGCTCCAGGGTGACGGACGAGCTCCGATTTCCGTCCCGTCCACGCATGTTGGAGAGCACCAGTGAACGCACACACCCCCTCCGCTCGTTCGCGGGTGTGTCCCGGGAGGCGGCGGGGCCGTTCCCTCCCGACGGGCGCCGGGTCCCCCCTTGCCGCCGGATTCTCCTTGGCTGTGCCGCCGATGACCGCGAGAGGCGGCTTCCCGGCTCACCCCGCTTGATTTCATCGAACATTGCCACCGGCCCGCACGATACCTTTTTCGTAGGCGTATATGACGGCGTGCACCCGGTTGCGCAACGCGAGCTTCCCCAGCATGCGCTGAACATGGGATTTAACCGTGCTTTCACTCAGGAAAAGCGCTTCCGAAATTTCTGCATTGGAATACCCGCGGGTAACGAGTTCCAGCACATCGCGTTCTCTGGGAGTTATTCCGATATCTTCCAGCGGTAGATCCGGAACATTCGCCCGCGTCACCTGCGGGGGCTCTTCGGCGTCCGGTTCCTCGCTCTCGCGGTGCGGCACGACCAGCCGATAGCCGGCGCCGATCATGCGGACGGCGGCAGCGATGCACTCGGGGCTGGCCCGGCTGTCCAGTACCCCCCAGGAGCCCGCCGCCTGCCAGCTGTGCACCACCCGGTCCAGCCGCGGCACCATGACCAGCACTTTTGGGCCGACCTCGCCCGCGCCGGCGACGAGCAGTCTGATCTCCGCGGAGGAGTGCGGTTCGAAGTCCTGGCCGTCGATGATCACGACGTCCGGCGAGAGCTTGGCGAGACTGGGCAGTGCGCTCGCCGGGTCGGCGGCCACGCCGACTACATCCAGACCCGCTTCACGGCCCAGCAGAACACTCAGCCCAACCCTCGAAACAGCGCTCGGATCCACCAGAAATACCCTGGCGGCAGCCTCTTGCATTACTTGCCCCCGTACGCGTAATCCAAGCTTCCAGATGCAGAATATGACCCTAGCATGTCCGTCACATCGCGGGCCATATTGAGAATTAGAGAAGGCCACCTCCGTGCGCAATTCCGGAGGGATGCACCGATCCGTCCGTCATCGTTTACAGCCCCATTCGACGGGCGCGATCTCCCGAAGAGCGGAAGAGACCCGCACTTCCCCGGTATGAAATCACCCGGGTCCGAAATCCGGTGCGCCCGGTTGCCGGTCCACGGGGTGCTCAACAGGCGGTTCCGCCGGTGGAGGCAGACGGCGGGGGCGGCAGGGGTCCGGTGAGGTAGTGCTGGATGGCCGGGCCGACGCATGCCGCGAGGTGATCGACGTCGGCCTCGGTGAGGGGCTGGAGGGTGAGGATGTGCCGGCCCATCGCCAGGCCCACGAGGTGGGTGGCGGCCAGGGTGATGCGCAGGCCCGGCTGGTCCCGGCCGGAGGCCGCGGCCAGCGGACCGAGGATCGTGGAGGTGAGCACCTGCTTGAGGATGTCCGCGGCCTCCGGATCGGACATGCCCGTGCGGACCATGGCGGCCAGCGGACGTGCGGTGGACGGGTCCTGCCACATCGTCAGATAGAGGCGGACGATGTAGCGGCCTATGTCCTTCATGTCGCCCGCAACGAGTCCGGGCAACTGGCCGACGAGCGGCTCCGGCAGTTGCACGGTGGCGGCGAACAGGTCGCGCTTGGTGCCGAAGAAGTGGTGCACCAGTGCCGGGTTGACATCGGCGGCGGCGGCGACGGCGCGGATCGTCGTGGCGCCGTAGGTGCGGCTGGCGAACAACTCCCTGGCGGCCTCCAGGATCCGCACGCGGGTCTCGGTCTCGCCGGAACGGCTTCCCGCGGGCCGTCCGCGGCTGCGTCGAGGGGTGGGGCCTGTCGTTGTCACCCCCCCATCCTACTTAGCCGGAGATCATCTCATTTGGCTTCTCTGCGGCAGCAGATGACCTCCGACCCGCACTTGCCCCGGCCGACAGGATTCGAGCCCGTCAACTCCCCCCTTTCAGGGCCCGCATGTTCACCGAGTCGATCGCGCATCTCGACCAGTCCAGGTCTCCGCCGGAGCCGAGTTCGTCCAGGACCAGGCGGTGGAGCCCGACCCAGACCCGATCCCTTGTCCATTCGGCGAACCGGCGGTGCGCAGTTGCCCCGGACGGCCCGAACGACGCCGATGGCAGCTGCTGCCAGGCGCAGCC
This genomic interval from Streptomyces sp. NBC_00464 contains the following:
- a CDS encoding TetR/AcrR family transcriptional regulator gives rise to the protein MTTTGPTPRRSRGRPAGSRSGETETRVRILEAARELFASRTYGATTIRAVAAAADVNPALVHHFFGTKRDLFAATVQLPEPLVGQLPGLVAGDMKDIGRYIVRLYLTMWQDPSTARPLAAMVRTGMSDPEAADILKQVLTSTILGPLAAASGRDQPGLRITLAATHLVGLAMGRHILTLQPLTEADVDHLAACVGPAIQHYLTGPLPPPPSASTGGTAC
- a CDS encoding response regulator transcription factor, which codes for MQEAAARVFLVDPSAVSRVGLSVLLGREAGLDVVGVAADPASALPSLAKLSPDVVIIDGQDFEPHSSAEIRLLVAGAGEVGPKVLVMVPRLDRVVHSWQAAGSWGVLDSRASPECIAAAVRMIGAGYRLVVPHRESEEPDAEEPPQVTRANVPDLPLEDIGITPRERDVLELVTRGYSNAEISEALFLSESTVKSHVQRMLGKLALRNRVHAVIYAYEKGIVRAGGNVR
- a CDS encoding DNA-binding response regulator; the protein is MTGVTAILIEDATAIRLGLPTLLPDITFVATFARTEEALSARPAADIILLDLHLTNSGQRNTTQGVAAVTDLVAAGYRVCLYTQEERRFVLAACLAAGARGLIRKSAPLPEVAESIAQFAAGQVVVPQSLIALTELLVRKGSLTILSPRQRQVLAGRARGQTYSEMSRTMHLSESTLRGYWHELAAIAADHLQQTAPADIERSLGLAAGDLLGFWPAPSPARYD
- a CDS encoding ATP-binding protein, translated to MSRGRLTARTSAAGVENVLALTYGCARAGTILQMLPSLPFGMEVSPRPRLYLVLWLLAAANAAVVLMVAVLRRRGLSPAGVVVDAALCTVFLVLGTLVVPVQDRVGSWVGWAPGYSVAVVVGMAGLRIATWCVMVTVVTAAYVFFTAEATDFASHSTITGNILTLLVLGCIARIIVRYISRVAADADAARAQVAELARDEEKRRAELTMHDSIAIMHLLTDPTLPAATRAQLCEQAAAEIRRMRAYLRDGPDAPYRSCAGKPGATGDVALLDVLNEGMSGFADLGLEPALDLADGVTVDPATAEAVRGAMAGVLHNVRRHARATMVIVHADAERDRARWIVTIRDNGIGFDTATTTLGTGLGRQVLAELERHALTASIASGPGLGTRITIEGKLRP
- a CDS encoding RNA polymerase sigma factor; translated protein: MLGDDAGLTAAVLAAQDGDEDAFRTVYRAVQPRLLGYIRTLVGEPDAEDVASESWLQIARDLDRFSGDADRFRGWAARIARNRALDHLRMRGRRPAIGGDETELSEKPAGSDTADEAIEALATGRTMSLIAQLPQDQAEAVVLRVVVGLDAKSAAQTLGKRPGAVRTAAHRGLKRLAELLRTDGADVADAADGAGRPGGDGGPPAAGSAEGSLPRGGGPDGGVGAPRGPADDTAPAQSPQANGAGRTAELGAVPAQRLSRTGLVAPAGVTHSRLWTQKDM